The following are encoded in a window of Pangasianodon hypophthalmus isolate fPanHyp1 chromosome 14, fPanHyp1.pri, whole genome shotgun sequence genomic DNA:
- the selenof gene encoding selenoprotein F, with protein sequence MAPEVYLLWLLPLLQSLAALGAELSSEACRELGFSSNLLCSSCDLLSEFSLTQLEPFCRQCCQEEAQLESRKLYPGAILEVCGUKLGRFPQVQAFVRSDKPKMFKGLQIKYVRGSDPVLKLLDDNGNIAEELSILKWNTDSVEEFLGEKLDRI encoded by the exons CTGGCGGCGCTGGGAGCCGAGCTGTCGTCGGAGGCGTGCAGGGAGCTCGGCTTCTCCAGTAACCTGCTGTGCAGCTCGTGTGATCTGCTGAGCGAGTTCAGCCTGACGCAGCTCGAGCCCTTCTGCAGGCAGTGCTGCCAGGAGGAGGCTCAGCTCGAGTCCAGGAAG CTCTACCCCGGAGCCATCCTCGAGGTCTGCGGATGAAAATTGGGGAGGTTCCCTCAAGTCCAAG CTTTCGTCAGGAGCGACAAGCCGAAGATGTTCAAGGGCCTTCAGATTAAG TATGTGCGAGGCTCGGATCCTGTACTGAAGCTGCTGGACGATAACGGGAACATCGCTGAAGAACTCAGCATCCTCAAGTGGAACACGGACAGCGTGGAGGAATTCCTCGGGGAAAAACTCGACCGCATTTAA